The Gemmatimonadota bacterium genome contains the following window.
AACACATCGCGTCGACGCTGGCACCGGCGACGGCCGACGAACGCGATGCGGTCGACGTGCTGATCGTTGGCAGCGGTCCGGCCGGCCTCAGCGCCGGTGTCGAGGCGATCCGCAGCGGGCTCAAGTACGTGATGGTCGAGCAGGGCTCGTTGTCGGAGAGTGTGCGGAAATATCCGCGCCACAAGTTGCTGCTCGCGGAACCGATCCAGATGCCGCTCTACGGCAACCTCTGGGTCGCGGACACCTCCAAGGAGGCGTTGCTTCGCGCGTGGGAGAGCATCGTGGCGAGCAGCGGGCTCCAGGTGCGCACCGGTGAGCGCGTCCTGAAGGTCACGCCCGAAGGGACGCTCTTCGACGTCGAGACGTCGGCCGGCCGCTATCGGACGCGCCGCGTGGTGCTCGCGATGGGGCGCCGTGGCTCACCGCGGAAGCTCGGCGTGGTCGGCGAGGAACTGAGCAAGGTCGTCTACGAGATCGTCGAGATGGAGCAGTTCGCCGGGCGGCGGGTCTTGGTGGTCGGTGGCGGCGACAGCGCGATCGAATCAGCAGTGGGTCTCGGGAATCAGGATGGCACCACGGTGCAGCTCTCCTACCGTGGTGAGTCGTTCCCACGGATCAAGCCGCGGAATCAGGAGAAGCTCGATCGGGCGGTGGCGGCCGGGCGGATCACCTTGCTGCTGCAGACGCAGCTGCGCGAGGTGCGCGCCGAGGTGGCGGTCCTGGAGGGGCCGGCCGGCGCGATGATCATCCCGAACGATGACGTGGTGATCCGGATCGGTGGTGATGCGCCGTTTGCATTCCTCGAGCAGATCGGCGTGCGCATCGTGCAGAAGGACGTGCCGATCCCTCGCGACGTCGAGAAGGTGAGCTGATTGCGCTGGCTTCGGTGGCTTGGGCTGGTGGTTCTGTTGCTGCCGGGACGAGTGGATGCGCAGATCTCGCCGGGTGCGCTGGCGAAGGCGCACCAGGCGCTCGAAGGGGCGACCAAGTGCTCGCAGTGCCATGGCCCCGCGAAGGACGCGATGCCACGACTCTGTCTGAGTTGCCACAAGGAAGTGACGCTGCTGGTGTCGCAGGGGCGTGGGTATCACGCGCGCGAGGCGAAGACGTCGGGGAAGAGCTGCGCGTCGTGCCATCCGGACCATGCCGGTCGCGAGTTCGCGATGATCGCCTGGCCGGCCGGCGGCCGCGACCGCTTCGATCACCGCGGCGCGGGGTGGGCGTTGGAGGGGAAGCATGCGCCGCTCGCCTGCGCCAAGTGTCACGTGGCGAAGTACCGGACCGACCCGGCGGCGCTGATCTCGCCGCGAAAGGGATCACCGGGGTGGATGGGGCTGGAGACGGCCTGCGCGTCATGCCACGCCACGGACGACCCGCACCAGAAGTCGCTGGGGCCGAAGTGCGAGAAATGCCACACCGCCGAAGCATGGGATCCGGCCCCGAAATTTGATCACATGAATTCCCGATATCGTCTGACGGGGGCCCATGAGCAGGTGACCTGCAACGCCTGTCACCTCGCGCCGACACTCCGTATTGCACCGGATGCCACGGGGAAGCGGAACCCCCTGTACCGCCCCCTGCCGTTCGCCGAATGCTCGAGTTGCCATGCCGACCCGCACAAGGGACGGCTGTCATCGAAATGCAGTGATTGTCACGTTACGCAGGGGTTTGATGTGCTCGATCGTCGCGGCTTCAACCACTCGCTGACTCGCTACCCACTCCTTGGCAAGCATCGCCAGGTGGGTTGCGACGCATGTCACGGGCGGGACATGGCGAAGCCACGACCGGTCTCCACCACCTGCACCTCCTGCCATGCCGACCGGCATGCCGGGGAGGCGACGCTGGCCGGCGCGGTGGTCGACTGCGCCGCCTGCCATCGCGTCGAAGGCTTCGCCCCATCGACCTTCACCGTGGCCCAGCACGGCACGGCGCGGTACCCGCTCGGCGGCAAGCATCGCGTGGTCCCCTGCGCCTCCTGCCACAAGGCGACCAAGGCGCCCGGGGCTGCCGCGGCGGCAAGCGTGACGCACCTGCGGGTCGCCTTCGCCACCTGCACGTCGTGCCACGTCGACGCACACGGCGCGCAGCTCCCCGGGACGGCGTGCGAGAGCTGCCACAGCGATCTCGGCTGGAAGGAGCTCCGGTACGATCGGGCCACGCACAGCACGACGACACTGCCCCTCGAGGGACGGCACGCGGCGATTGCCTGCACGGATTGCCACTCGGCGTCCCGCAGCGGCCTGCCGACCTTCGCGAAGACGACCGCGCTCGGTACCGCTGGCCTCCGGTTCAAACTGCCAGAGACCCGCTGTGCCGCGTGCCACGCCGATCCGCACGCCATTGCCGGCGAGACGCGCCGTCGTGACACGACCCTCACCTGCGGCGACTGCCACTCGGCGACGACGTTCCGCCCGTCGACGGTCGGGATGGAATCGCATGCGCGGTTCTCGTTTGCCCTCGAAGGCGCCCATCGCGCGGTGCCCTGTCGAGAGTGTCACAGCGGACTGCCGGCGTCGAGCGGCGTTGCGACGGGCCGGGCGTCGCTCGTCGGGGCGTCCAGGACGATGCCACGGGTGGCGCTGGGCGTGCCGAAGGGCACCAGCTGCGCCAGCTGCCATCAGACTCCGCACGGCACGCAGTTCGACGCGAGGGCCGACAAGGGCCGGTGCGAGGCGTGCCACACCAGCGATCGCTTTGTCGGGACGCTCCGCTTCGATCATGAACAGCAATCGGCGTTTTCGCTCAAGGGGGCACATGCCACGGTTCCCTGCGCCAAGTGTCATCGCACCGAGCAGGTTGGTGGAACCGCACGGGTGATCTATCGGCCCGTCGCCACGAGCTGCGAGAGTTGTCACAAGGCCAAGCCGGCCGGAGGGGTGCAATGACACGCGTCTTGCTGCGCGGCCTGTCGGCCGCCGTGGTGCTGCTGTCGCTCCTCGTTGGCCGCGCCCCGGCGCAGTCCGGCGCCAAT
Protein-coding sequences here:
- a CDS encoding NAD(P)-binding domain-containing protein, which produces MESLATLLAFVLITGLAIRMHLRATAKAGGGSAMMPNCPRCGTALHVGAMRCRQCGAPQQAYELVSAPVVEGELAAGSGAPKAMVRADVCVGCGTCVDACPEPGAITMHKKLAVVDDALCKGHGECVAACPVGGILVTTGAAVNRVSVPLVNANFESNLPGLYIVGELGGRGLIKNAVNEGRLAVEHIASTLAPATADERDAVDVLIVGSGPAGLSAGVEAIRSGLKYVMVEQGSLSESVRKYPRHKLLLAEPIQMPLYGNLWVADTSKEALLRAWESIVASSGLQVRTGERVLKVTPEGTLFDVETSAGRYRTRRVVLAMGRRGSPRKLGVVGEELSKVVYEIVEMEQFAGRRVLVVGGGDSAIESAVGLGNQDGTTVQLSYRGESFPRIKPRNQEKLDRAVAAGRITLLLQTQLREVRAEVAVLEGPAGAMIIPNDDVVIRIGGDAPFAFLEQIGVRIVQKDVPIPRDVEKVS
- a CDS encoding cytochrome c3 family protein: MRWLRWLGLVVLLLPGRVDAQISPGALAKAHQALEGATKCSQCHGPAKDAMPRLCLSCHKEVTLLVSQGRGYHAREAKTSGKSCASCHPDHAGREFAMIAWPAGGRDRFDHRGAGWALEGKHAPLACAKCHVAKYRTDPAALISPRKGSPGWMGLETACASCHATDDPHQKSLGPKCEKCHTAEAWDPAPKFDHMNSRYRLTGAHEQVTCNACHLAPTLRIAPDATGKRNPLYRPLPFAECSSCHADPHKGRLSSKCSDCHVTQGFDVLDRRGFNHSLTRYPLLGKHRQVGCDACHGRDMAKPRPVSTTCTSCHADRHAGEATLAGAVVDCAACHRVEGFAPSTFTVAQHGTARYPLGGKHRVVPCASCHKATKAPGAAAAASVTHLRVAFATCTSCHVDAHGAQLPGTACESCHSDLGWKELRYDRATHSTTTLPLEGRHAAIACTDCHSASRSGLPTFAKTTALGTAGLRFKLPETRCAACHADPHAIAGETRRRDTTLTCGDCHSATTFRPSTVGMESHARFSFALEGAHRAVPCRECHSGLPASSGVATGRASLVGASRTMPRVALGVPKGTSCASCHQTPHGTQFDARADKGRCEACHTSDRFVGTLRFDHEQQSAFSLKGAHATVPCAKCHRTEQVGGTARVIYRPVATSCESCHKAKPAGGVQ